One Thermodesulfobacteriota bacterium DNA segment encodes these proteins:
- a CDS encoding helix-turn-helix transcriptional regulator — translation MKDRIRSVRNDVGKTQKEFAKELGVTHTYIAEIEGGRRVPSNLFLLAMEYRFGVRKQWIEEGKGEKYITEKILLTDKEAELIKSFREMPDESKKIFEALIHKLKRGS, via the coding sequence ATGAAAGATAGAATACGTTCTGTACGGAATGATGTGGGTAAGACTCAAAAGGAATTTGCGAAAGAGCTTGGTGTTACACATACCTACATAGCGGAAATTGAAGGAGGAAGGAGAGTTCCATCTAATCTTTTTCTCCTTGCAATGGAGTATCGGTTTGGGGTGCGGAAACAATGGATTGAAGAGGGAAAGGGAGAGAAATACATAACGGAGAAGATTCTTTTAACCGATAAAGAGGCTGAATTAATAAAGTCATTTCGAGAAATGCCTGATGAAAGCAAAAAAATATTTGAAGCTCTAATTCATAAATTGAAAAGGGGTTCCTAA
- a CDS encoding VCBS repeat-containing protein, translating to MRLCRAALVLLFLFIGCIEGDDGTDVPLPDEKDFWPYSYVDDLFTSGESGADGVDLVIDTDRTYNVATAWQDSNAIRACRSTVDLVRDYWDCVTVGENESPEFAFFASIFNDGIFDVISCGKGGIHLHVAPRKEDYLNPEMWQTHVIPISVADSMRQEWDDAAYVDVDLDGRPDIIAGGDKGIFGWFKSPEDPLNLDAWTFSPIVDKKDMRWEMGVTVRDMEGDGDFDVIVPDRGTHSHAGVSWFENPGPGNTQELWPRHDIILRKEVRMIDVHDIDGNGIEDVVIAAKKPPEIIIALRLDESGLNWDIIRIPVGKFGGFPKDVAVGDIDLDGRLDIAATPGDQKNRGKGVYYLTQRDTDIYTSEWDYHPINPLGAKDDNILLYDFDLDGDLDLMTATEVPDLGVIIFWNKTIQ from the coding sequence ATGAGACTGTGTAGAGCAGCGTTGGTGCTGCTTTTTTTATTTATAGGCTGTATTGAAGGGGACGACGGAACGGATGTCCCGCTTCCGGACGAAAAGGATTTCTGGCCATACAGTTATGTCGATGACCTTTTCACAAGCGGTGAAAGCGGAGCTGACGGGGTTGATCTCGTCATTGATACAGACAGAACATATAATGTCGCAACAGCGTGGCAGGATAGCAATGCAATACGAGCGTGCCGTAGCACTGTTGACCTAGTACGCGATTATTGGGACTGTGTAACCGTTGGGGAGAACGAGAGCCCCGAATTTGCATTTTTTGCAAGCATTTTCAATGACGGTATTTTTGATGTTATTTCCTGCGGAAAGGGCGGGATTCATCTTCATGTCGCTCCGAGGAAAGAGGATTATTTAAACCCAGAGATGTGGCAAACACATGTTATCCCCATCTCAGTGGCAGACAGTATGCGCCAGGAATGGGATGACGCTGCTTATGTGGATGTTGATCTAGACGGCCGCCCGGACATTATCGCTGGTGGAGATAAAGGAATCTTCGGTTGGTTTAAATCACCGGAGGACCCCTTGAATCTCGATGCATGGACGTTTTCCCCGATAGTGGATAAGAAGGATATGCGCTGGGAGATGGGGGTTACCGTAAGAGATATGGAAGGCGACGGCGATTTCGATGTCATAGTTCCTGATCGCGGGACCCACTCGCATGCCGGAGTTTCGTGGTTTGAAAATCCGGGGCCAGGTAATACACAAGAACTCTGGCCCAGACATGACATCATCTTGCGAAAAGAAGTCCGAATGATTGATGTTCATGACATAGATGGTAACGGCATTGAGGACGTCGTCATAGCCGCAAAGAAGCCACCAGAAATCATTATTGCGCTCCGCTTAGACGAAAGTGGTCTGAATTGGGACATAATAAGGATTCCGGTTGGGAAGTTCGGTGGATTTCCAAAAGACGTTGCAGTTGGTGATATTGATCTTGATGGAAGGTTGGACATTGCAGCTACACCAGGAGACCAAAAGAATAGGGGGAAGGGGGTTTATTACTTAACACAAAGAGATACTGATATATATACGAGCGAATGGGATTATCACCCGATTAACCCATTAGGGGCGAAAGACGACAATATACTCCTATACGACTTTGATTTAGATGGCGATCTGGATTTGATGACGGCGACCGAGGTCCCGGATTTAGGGGTAATTATATTTTGGAATAAAACTATCCAATAA